In Aquimarina spinulae, a single window of DNA contains:
- a CDS encoding alpha/beta hydrolase, translating to MGILMLTISCQPPEVSEQIIDSSNKIEYKAGSSDYNRLIQKGNHKYTVSDYKIKSNKHSGRVLCPSGGIMRGSFPLVIIFHAYGKTYKSYLPLQEHLASKGIGSVSIEYLVDEHPNKTISEHLNYIYNNFNFNKNVAILGHSMGGAVAYLHTKYIKDFIGKPVKSLILAAPAHEYSIAGKYEGNAHSTPKNLVNKIENLLVIYGSLDVDTAVWGENPRNTPYFFYDMVGTEYNGANNFPKKDFVFIYGASHKVAGNHNHAKAYITAHLNMNLFNQGRYSKYFKRQQKLLPNYEVDIQHGGKIKKVVANFENNNKTKNTLGGAITYHNGLNQKVSLHDRRTEQEILHSYFPHYQRYLGIKWSKSTHRVRFHFPNQHKNVKNYDYLSFRVAQNFGGGNIENQSQDFYIRLKDNQGNYKSLRLSNYGVLPYPIEIFKENFQERALVKLNGMKTFIMPLNDFSGVNLRDLDYISFRFSRDGHERGSIAIDNIELIHKEASVILP from the coding sequence ATGGGAATTCTGATGCTGACTATAAGTTGTCAACCACCAGAAGTGTCCGAACAAATAATAGATTCTTCTAATAAAATAGAATATAAAGCTGGATCTTCTGATTATAATCGATTGATACAAAAAGGAAATCATAAATATACTGTTTCGGACTATAAAATTAAATCTAACAAGCATAGTGGTAGAGTCTTATGCCCTTCTGGTGGTATCATGAGAGGATCTTTTCCTCTTGTAATTATTTTTCATGCTTATGGAAAAACTTATAAATCTTACTTACCCCTACAAGAACATTTAGCTTCTAAAGGAATAGGGTCCGTTTCTATAGAATATTTGGTAGATGAACACCCAAATAAGACAATATCGGAACACTTAAATTATATTTATAATAATTTTAATTTTAATAAAAACGTCGCTATACTAGGCCATAGTATGGGGGGGGCAGTTGCTTATTTGCATACCAAATATATTAAGGACTTTATTGGCAAGCCTGTTAAATCGCTTATTTTGGCTGCACCAGCGCATGAATACTCTATAGCAGGAAAATATGAGGGCAACGCACATTCTACCCCCAAAAATCTTGTAAATAAAATAGAAAATTTATTGGTGATATATGGATCTCTTGATGTAGATACCGCCGTTTGGGGAGAAAATCCAAGAAATACACCATATTTTTTCTATGATATGGTTGGAACTGAATATAATGGTGCGAATAATTTTCCTAAAAAAGATTTTGTTTTTATTTATGGTGCTTCTCATAAAGTGGCAGGAAACCATAATCATGCCAAGGCTTATATAACAGCGCACCTGAATATGAATTTATTTAATCAAGGGCGATATTCTAAATATTTTAAGAGACAACAAAAATTATTGCCTAATTATGAAGTAGATATACAACATGGGGGAAAAATCAAAAAAGTGGTGGCAAATTTTGAAAACAATAATAAAACCAAGAACACTTTAGGAGGAGCCATAACATATCACAATGGACTTAATCAAAAGGTTTCTCTTCACGATAGAAGAACAGAACAGGAGATTCTTCATAGCTATTTTCCTCATTATCAAAGATACCTTGGGATTAAATGGTCCAAAAGTACTCATAGAGTTAGGTTTCATTTCCCCAATCAGCATAAAAATGTAAAAAATTACGATTATTTATCTTTTAGGGTAGCACAGAATTTTGGTGGGGGAAATATTGAAAATCAATCACAAGATTTTTACATAAGATTAAAGGATAACCAAGGTAATTATAAATCGCTTCGATTAAGTAATTATGGTGTTTTACCATATCCAATAGAAATTTTTAAGGAAAATTTTCAGGAGAGAGCATTGGTGAAGTTAAATGGTATGAAAACGTTTATCATGCCTTTAAATGACTTTTCGGGAGTTAATTTAAGGGATCTCGATTATATAAGCTTTCGCTTTTCAAGAGATGGACATGAAAGAGGATCTATAGCTATTGATAATATAGAATTGATTCATAAAGAAGCATCTGTTATACTACCATAA